CCAAGGCCAGCACCCATCACACCACCAGAAGCCACCTGAGTGGTTGAAAGCGCAAAACCGAGGTTGCTTGAAGCCAAAATTGTGGCTGCGGTTGAAACCTCTGATGCCAGACCCTGTGCCGGCTTGATCTCTGAAAGACCGGTGCCCATGGTCTTGATGATTCGCCATCCACCAGCGTAGGTGCCTGCTGCAATGGCAACGGCAGCACCGATGATTACCCACCACTCAACGTGGTCACCGGTGGACTGTAGGCCAGCGGCCACTAGAACCAAAGTGATGACACCCATGGTCTTCTGTGCATCGTTGGTTCCGTGCGACAGTGCAACAAGTGATGAAGTGAAAACCTGACCAACCTTGAAGTTGGTACGACCGGTTCCAATGCCTGTGGCCTTGCGGGCCTCTTGTGAACGAGCGGTTAGGAAGTAAGCCACGCGGGTAGCCAAGAAAGCTGCCAAACCGGCAATCACCGGAGCGAATAGCGATGGCAAGACCAGCTTTTCGAGCACAGCTGGGTAGTTGACAGCAGCAAAACCGCCGTAAACCAAAGCCGCACCGATGAGGCCGCCGAAGAGAGCGTGTGATGAAGATGAAGGAAGACCTAGCAACCAAGTGGTTAGGTTCCAAAGAATGGCGCCGGTCAGACCAGCAAAAACCATTTCAGGGCCGATGTTTACGCCCTCGCTGATCAACGAAACCGAAATTGCCTTGGCAACAGCGGTTGACAGGAACGCACCGGCAAAGTTCATCAGCGCTGCGATTAGAACGGCAGTGCGAGGCTTAAGTGCACCAGTCGCAATAGCGGTGGCACTCGAGTTTGCGGTGTCGTGAAAACCGTTGGTGAAGTCAAAGAAAAGCGCAAGGCCAACAACGAGCCCCACTACGAGTATTGGATCCACGGGATACTTTCTACTTAGTGACCGGGAGATTGACGCTTAGCAAACGGAAGCCAAACATCCTGTTTACTTTAGAAACTAAAGGTTAACGCAAGGTGAACAACGGCTACCTACTGAATACTGTAATACCCCAGCTGGCACCCCAGATTTGACCGGGTTGCAGCCAAATCAGATCTTGCCCGGTATTGAAAGAATTTGCCGCCGACGTCTGCGGTTCAATGGCAACGGCCTTGATCAAACTGTGGGCTGCCGGGTAGTTATCTGGGCTAAAAATGCAGGTGTGCTTCAGCTCATTGGATTGCCATAGGTCAACCACCGTGCCGTCGGGGGCTTCAAGGTAGGTGTGCGCCTTGCCACCCTTATCAATTACCAAATCAGTGAATGAGTTATCTAAGTGGGCCTGACTCAAGAGTCGGCCAGAAGTTAGGTCAAACTCGGTGCCTGCGGTGGCAACTGTATGCACCGGCAGCATGCGTTCATCGGTGAGCACCACCGATACGGCTGTTGAGGTCAACACCAATTCAGCGGTATCAAATGGGCTAATTTGCAGGTACGGGTGGCTACCGATAGCAAATGGCGCCTCTGATGCTGACTGGTTTAGAGCCTCAAATTCAACGGCCATGCCGTCATCGGTGAGCGCGTAGGTAACCCGGATTTCTAGCTCGAAGGGGTAACCAGAAACGGCAGGTAGCTTAGCCTGCAGAACAATCGCGTCCTCAGTCCTCCGCAGAACTTCGTACTCGTGATCCAAGAGCAGTCCGTGATTGGACAATCGATTAATAGGGTCTGTGATGGGCAGCTGCTGCGGTCCAGCGCTCGACATCCAACGCGCCTCATCCAGGCGATTGACCCACGGGGCCATAACAACTCCCTCGAGGAAAGCTGTGCGGGAGCGATTTGGGCCTGGAACCAAGAACTCACGGCCGTCGATTTGAAGTGAAACCAATGCCGCTGCGACACTCGAAATAACGGCAGAGAGTTCTCCGTTAGGGCTGGTTTTTTTGAGGCTAAACTGTACCCCAGAGGCAGATGGCATGCCTCTAGCCTAGCGAGCAAGCTGGGTCAATCTGCAGATAAAACTTTAGGCAAAGGGCGCATGACCAGCTCAAGAAAGCTTTCAACCAAACTGGCTGACGGCCGTGACCTTTTTTACTTCGATGATGCCGACTCCACGCTGCCTGC
This portion of the Rhodoluna limnophila genome encodes:
- a CDS encoding inorganic phosphate transporter; this encodes MDPILVVGLVVGLALFFDFTNGFHDTANSSATAIATGALKPRTAVLIAALMNFAGAFLSTAVAKAISVSLISEGVNIGPEMVFAGLTGAILWNLTTWLLGLPSSSSHALFGGLIGAALVYGGFAAVNYPAVLEKLVLPSLFAPVIAGLAAFLATRVAYFLTARSQEARKATGIGTGRTNFKVGQVFTSSLVALSHGTNDAQKTMGVITLVLVAAGLQSTGDHVEWWVIIGAAVAIAAGTYAGGWRIIKTMGTGLSEIKPAQGLASEVSTAATILASSNLGFALSTTQVASGGVMGAGLGRKGGQIRWTKAGHIVTGWLLTLPAAGGVGALSALLVLSGPVGLLADTVLVVAGSIAIFQISRRNRITHTNVLSEVEGASEVIASPREVRKAAAKAAAAAKKAAANAKGGK